A window of Passer domesticus isolate bPasDom1 chromosome 18, bPasDom1.hap1, whole genome shotgun sequence contains these coding sequences:
- the LOC135283172 gene encoding RNA polymerase II elongation factor ELL2-like, translated as MAPVRLADIDWSGCAAVYGRPYRDRVIHLLALRDYKEPELLAWLQRDGVRPKEKDSLGKILQQVANLNAKENSFSLKEHLFQTLQTDWPGYSKIERKSLKLILSGDHWPGEPVAVLKHPLGHECFPDILPKVPSTLLHVFSLSPDTEENQLHLRTPPAAAKQHLQGLLREMLQQDLLRYGLGLLALSVLSGARSRELSSSPVTSRQQLVATLLPGCWL; from the exons ATGGCGCCTGTGAGACTTGCAGACATCGACTGGAGCGGCTGCGCTGCTGTTTACGGCCGACCCTACAGGGACAGGGTGATTCATCTGCTTGCTCTGAGGGATTACAAGGAGCCAGAGTTACTTGCTTGGCTGCAGAGAGATGGAGTCAGGCCAAAGGAAAAGGACTCCCTTGGAAAGATCCTTCAGCAG GTAGCCAACCTGAATGCAAAGGAGAATTCCTTCAGTCTGAAGGAACATCTATTTCAAACCCTTCAGACTGATTGGCCTGGCTACAGTAAAATCGAAAGAAAGAGTTTGAAATTAATACTTTCTGG TGACCActggcctggggagcctgttgcaGTGCTCAAGCACCCTCTGGGCCATGAATGTTTTCCTGATATCCTGCCTAAAGTTCCCTCAACTCTGCTTCATGTTTTTTCCTTGAGTCCTGACACTGAAg AAAATCAGCTCCATCTCAGaaccccaccagcagcagccaagcaacatctccaaggccttctgagagagatgctccagcaagacctgctcag aTACGGCCTTGGGCTTCTGGCTTTATCAGTCCTGTCAGGAGCAAGAAGCAGAGAACTGAGCAGTAGCCCAGTtacatccaggcagcagctggtggccactCTTCTTCCTGGGTGCTGGCTTTAA